Within Bifidobacterium dentium JCM 1195 = DSM 20436, the genomic segment CCGTCATGTCGACGAGCCTCTCGCATGGTTCCGTGCGCTGGCGGACAATGGTGTGACCGCCGACGTCGTGCCGGTACGTTCGAATTGGGACGAGTACGAGGTGGCCGTGCTGCCGAGTGTGTACATCCTTTCGGAGGAGACCACGCGCCGTGTACGCGAGTACGTGGCGGGCGGCGGCAGGCTGATTGTCACGTATTACACGGGCCTGTCCGACGAGAAGGATCATATCTGGCTTGGCGGCTATCCGGGGTCGATTCGTGATGTGGTCGGCGTGAGGGTCGAGGAATTCGCTCCATTGGGGGACGATTGGCCGGGGACTCCCGAGTACCTCGATCTTGACAACGGCACGACGGCGCATGATTTCGCCGACGTCATCACGTCCGTGGGCGAGCATGCCACCGTGATCGCCTCGTTCAAGGATGATCCGTGGACGGGAATGGACGGACGTCCCGCAATCGTCGGCAACGCATATGGCGAGGGACGTACGGTGTATGTCGGGGCCAGTCTGGGCCGTGATGGCATTGCCAGGAGCCTGCCCATGATGTTCTCCTCGTTGGGCGTGGAGGTTCCCGAAGCGAGCGATCCGGGGCTGTTACGTGTCGAACGCGTCGACGAGGCGAGCGGGGCGCGCTTCGTATTCCTGTTCAACCGCACGCATGCCGTGATTGAAGCCATGCAGGATGGCCGGCCGGTCATCGCATCTCTCGCCGATGTTGGCGATGGCAAGGTGACGGTGCGGCCCAACGGCGTAATCGTGCTCAGGAAGTAACACAGGCCAATCACATATAGCCGTCGGCAGGTTGGGTGTTTCCCAAGCCACCGACGGTTGGCCCTATCCAACCGTCGGTAGATTGAGCAATCACCCAAGCCGCCGACGGCTGCATGCGTCTGAGCGTCGGTGGTTGGGGTGGTTCTTAGACTGCCGATGCTCAGAAGGTCTATGCGTGGAATTCCACGGCGGCCCAGCTGATTGCCGGCAGAGTGGATGAAATGGTACCGTCCGCGACGGTAACGGTCAGGCTCCGCGGCACGACGGCTGTCGGGTCGTAGGCGGTATTGCGGCGATGCGGATCGTCGTCATGCAGCATAATCGCCTTGTCCACACCGCAAGCGGCGATATCGAAGCCGGGCAGACCGGCCAATGAGATGACGACGTCGTGCGCGTCGACCGCATCGCGGTTCACCATCAGCAGCAGGCCGGTGCGGGAATCGTCATCCCAGGTGATCACCGAATCAAGCGCACTGGTCGGACCGAACGATTCCGTCCCGACTTCCGGAGAGTCGATGGTTGGGCTATAGGCGGTGCCGCGGGCATGGCGCGCCGCCTCGGCGAACGGATAGAACACGGTTTGACGCCACGCCGGTCCGTTCTCCTCGGCCATGATCGGCGCAATCACATTGACCAGCTGTGCACGTGAGGCGGAGCGCACGCGATCGCAATGCTTGAGCAACATGATCATCAACGATCCCTCAACCACCGCATCGGCCGCATTGTAGATGTCTTCCAGCAGATGCGGTGCCTTTGGCCACGACTCATGATGAAGATTCTTGCCGGACTGTGCCTTCCACTCGGCCTCCTGCCGGTTCCATACGTCGGAATACCAGGCGCCCCACTCGTCGAACGACAATGCGATGTCATGATCGCCATGGTGCGCGGCCTTGGCCTCGTCGGCGCATTCGGCGACCGTGGCGATGAATCGCTGCATGTCCTGCGCGCTGGCCAAGTAATCCTGCAGTGACTTCGCGCCACGCTCATAGTAGTAGGCGTGGCAGGAGATGAAGTCGAGGTTGTCGTATGCCTTGGTGAGCACATTGCGTTCCCATGAGCCGAAGGTCGGCATATGTGCACTGGAGGAGCCGCAGGCCACCAGCTCCAAGCCTGATTCCGCCAGCTTCATGGCATGTGCGACGCGGTCCACGGCGGCCGCATACTCGTCGGGGCTCATATGCCCAACCTGCCAGGGACCATCCATCTCGTTGCCGATGCACCACATCTTGATGTCCATTGGCTCGGCAATGCCATTGCCTACACGGCGGTCGGCCAATTCGGTGCCAGGTGCGCCGTTGACGTACTCCAGTTCTTCGAGTGCGGCCTTCAACCCACGGGTGCCCATGTTGACGGCCAGTATGATTTCGGTGCCGGCCTTCCTGCTCCAACGATAGAAATCATCGATGCCCACTTCGTTGGTTTCGGTGCTATGCCAAGCGAGGTCGCGCCGTACCGGGCGTAGTTCGCGCGGGCCGATGCCGTCCTCCCAGTTGTAGGCGGAGACGAAATTGCCGCCGGGATAGCGCACACAGGTCACGCCCAGTTCCCTGACCAGGTCGATGACGTCTTGCCTGAAGCCGTTCTCATCGGCGGTGGGGTGGCCGGGCTCGTAGATGCCGCCGTATACGCAGCGGCCGAGATGCTCCACGAAGGAGCCGAAGATGCGTGGGGGAATATCGGCGACGGCATCGTCCGCCTGTACCGTGATTCTTCCGGTTGTAGGGGTCATGGCGCAGTTCCTTCCAATGTTGTGAGAATAGAATGCCTACGTTGCGCGAACAACATTGTGCGCAACATTGTCTGTAATCATAACGTGTTTACGTGAGTAAACAAAAAGTCATCTTCATCTCAATGTTGTTGAAAAATAGGTGATTCACGTTTTGTTTGCGTAAACATATATTTTATGCTATCCTCGTTGCTATCGTAAGTGGGTCAATGACGGACCCGCAATCGATAATGCCGACCGATGAAGGAAGCGGTCGTGTTTAAGGAAGGAAGAACGATGAAGTTCACTGCACTTAAGAAAATCATTGCCCTGACCGGCACCGTAGCAATATTGGCAAGCGTTGCTGCCTGCGGCACCTCGTCGAATTCTTCAGGATCCTCGAAAGATGATGGTAAGACCGAGATTCTGGTATGGTCTTGGGACTCCACCCTAGCCCGTACGGTCAAAGATTTTGAGGCGGCTAACCCGAATATCAAAGTCAAGGTGACTAATGCCGGTACGAATAAGACGGAATATACAGCCTTAAACAATGCCATTTCCGCAGGCAAGGGGGCGCCGGACTTGGTGCAGATTGAATATTATGCACTACCTGAATATCAGATTCGCGATGAAATAGAGGATTTGAGCCAGTTTGGTGCAGATAAGTTCTCCGATTTCTATACGCCTGGAACCTGGGCCTCCGTGAACCTCGACGGTGGTGTCTATGCATTACCAATGGATTCCGGCCCTATGGCATGGTTCTATAACAAGGATGTGTTTGACAAGGCTGGAGTTGATCCAACTCAGGTGAAAACATGGGATGACTTCTATGATGCAGCCAAGAAAGTCCGTGCAACCGGATCATATATCACTTCTGATTCC encodes:
- a CDS encoding alpha-N-arabinofuranosidase codes for the protein MTPTTGRITVQADDAVADIPPRIFGSFVEHLGRCVYGGIYEPGHPTADENGFRQDVIDLVRELGVTCVRYPGGNFVSAYNWEDGIGPRELRPVRRDLAWHSTETNEVGIDDFYRWSRKAGTEIILAVNMGTRGLKAALEELEYVNGAPGTELADRRVGNGIAEPMDIKMWCIGNEMDGPWQVGHMSPDEYAAAVDRVAHAMKLAESGLELVACGSSSAHMPTFGSWERNVLTKAYDNLDFISCHAYYYERGAKSLQDYLASAQDMQRFIATVAECADEAKAAHHGDHDIALSFDEWGAWYSDVWNRQEAEWKAQSGKNLHHESWPKAPHLLEDIYNAADAVVEGSLMIMLLKHCDRVRSASRAQLVNVIAPIMAEENGPAWRQTVFYPFAEAARHARGTAYSPTIDSPEVGTESFGPTSALDSVITWDDDSRTGLLLMVNRDAVDAHDVVISLAGLPGFDIAACGVDKAIMLHDDDPHRRNTAYDPTAVVPRSLTVTVADGTISSTLPAISWAAVEFHA